One window of the Lytechinus pictus isolate F3 Inbred chromosome 5, Lp3.0, whole genome shotgun sequence genome contains the following:
- the LOC129261774 gene encoding octapeptide-repeat protein T2-like: MAEAMNIGEKLQQMADNEACSAEREMTGKRDGEEMGYGEIIRQAERKTKWKDGEGGWRGKEGGKERGGRREGERERGRETENLRGSQIEMERKRHGWIDLNRETDRNIDAETDDLERDKQRQINKRQMETDTDRFRESQRKID, from the exons ATGGCTGAAGCGATGAACATTGGAGAAAAACTGCAGCAGATGGCGGATAATGAAG CCTGCTCTGCAGAAAGGGAGATGACAGGAAAAAGAGATGGAGAAGAGATGGGATATGGGGAGATTATAAGACAGGCAGAAAGAAAGACGAAATGGAAAGATGGAGAAGGGGGATGGAGAGGAAAGGAgggaggaaaagagagaggaggaagaaggGAAGGTGAGAGAGAGCGaggaagagagacagagaatcTTAGAGGCAGTCAGATAGAGATGGAGAGGAAAAGACATGGATGGATAGACTtaaatagagagacagacagaaacATAGATGCAGAGACAGATGACCTGGAGAGAGACAAACAGAGACAAATAAACAAGAGACAGATGGAAACAGACACAGATAGATTTAGAGAGAGCCAGAGAAAGATAGACTGA